One region of Sphingobacteriales bacterium genomic DNA includes:
- a CDS encoding ABC transporter substrate-binding protein translates to MKTIIDQTGNEIRVADEIESLVSLVPSLTELLFFFKMDEKIKGVTDFCVHPVDKVALKTKVGGPLNFDIDKIESLRPDIVFASKGENSKGLVNKLMEKVPVFICDINSLEDAFKAIEKIGFICNQTDLAQNLTQNLSISFDKLKEPTGISVIYLVWEKPFIVAGNNTIVHDILTKTGIKNAFGGIKGYQKITNKQLTEAQADIVLLPSEPFQFGQHHIEQYKQLLPHCKVLLVDGQYFCWYGNRLLLAVNYLKNLKLLMQSICKKL, encoded by the coding sequence ATGAAAACAATAATTGACCAAACAGGAAATGAAATCAGGGTGGCCGATGAAATTGAAAGCCTTGTTTCATTGGTACCTTCATTGACAGAGCTTTTGTTTTTCTTCAAAATGGATGAAAAAATCAAAGGTGTAACCGATTTTTGTGTTCATCCTGTCGATAAGGTCGCCCTCAAAACGAAGGTGGGAGGGCCACTCAATTTCGACATTGACAAAATTGAAAGTCTCCGGCCTGATATAGTATTTGCATCGAAAGGAGAAAACAGTAAAGGGCTGGTCAATAAATTAATGGAGAAAGTGCCTGTTTTTATCTGTGATATCAATAGTCTTGAAGATGCATTCAAAGCTATAGAAAAAATCGGATTTATATGTAATCAGACCGATTTGGCTCAAAACCTGACACAAAACCTATCGATAAGTTTTGACAAACTGAAAGAACCGACTGGTATCAGTGTCATTTATCTTGTTTGGGAAAAACCTTTTATCGTAGCGGGAAACAATACCATTGTTCATGATATTCTGACCAAAACCGGTATTAAAAATGCCTTTGGAGGGATTAAAGGTTATCAGAAAATCACCAACAAGCAATTAACTGAAGCTCAGGCAGATATCGTTCTTCTCCCGTCTGAACCTTTTCAGTTCGGGCAACATCATATTGAACAATACAAACAACTTCTCCCCCATTGTAAAGTACTTCTCGTTGACGGACAGTATTTCTGCTGGTATGGCAACAGACTTTTACTGGCTGTCAACTATCTGAAAAACCTGAAGTTACTCATGCAATCGATTTGCAAAAAGCTTTAA
- a CDS encoding T9SS type A sorting domain-containing protein, with protein MRQLYKSFHYPPVTLMLVTLVSSISAQDIQQGIQKFPLQKIVNLQNIDHDYYFSLITTEMPVPGDELTYLEKIKKNIPPKDYSSRRENTLVLNEKPAVLINFEGNKFHGHVPNDNHLAVSNEGKIISVTNSIIHFYYNDSQIHSPVSLDTFGALIQHPHGKYDPRVIYDPKRDRFIIVFLNGFTDQTSFIYVAFSESNDPLGNWHLYTLPGNPLQDTSWSDFPMIAVNNHELFLTINLLKNISGNETWKTNFKQTLIWQVDLNSGFSGDSLLAKFYDNIDFEGKRLRNICPVPHYTGASGENMFFLSNMNFSQQTDSFFLLEITGKMDNPSTKLNIHYIKADNNYGVAPSADMPFNRLLETNDARILDAVVFPDNSIRFVGNSIDFSNNKASFYHGKLSKSGNNYQIKLDIIHHPKLEFGYPNIEYTGDGSNDEGIILVNHSADSTNPGISAFFYKNGDFSEPVVVKEGQTTVTVQTGKTQRWGDYTGLQRKYNENGVVWGSGYFGKFISASQRVNGTWIAQLKSPTYLSAHESAISHPLLTYPNPFEDQVIVEFDNRYLQKYLFQIFTQDGKLVKQLREDYVKPGKARISFYMDNMPNGTYQLVISNERGEKIVRSLLKK; from the coding sequence ATGAGACAATTATATAAATCATTTCATTACCCGCCTGTAACACTGATGCTGGTTACGCTTGTAAGCAGCATTTCTGCACAGGATATCCAACAGGGTATTCAAAAATTCCCCCTTCAAAAAATTGTCAATCTACAAAACATTGACCATGATTATTATTTTTCACTGATAACCACAGAAATGCCTGTACCCGGAGATGAATTAACATATCTCGAAAAAATCAAAAAGAATATTCCGCCAAAAGATTACAGCAGCAGAAGAGAAAACACGCTGGTATTAAATGAAAAACCAGCGGTATTGATCAATTTTGAAGGAAATAAATTTCACGGACATGTACCAAACGACAATCATCTGGCTGTTTCAAATGAAGGCAAAATTATTTCGGTAACCAATTCCATCATTCATTTTTATTATAACGACAGTCAGATTCATTCCCCTGTATCGCTCGACACCTTTGGTGCACTTATTCAGCATCCCCACGGGAAATATGACCCACGTGTGATTTACGACCCGAAAAGAGACCGTTTTATCATCGTTTTTCTGAATGGATTTACCGATCAGACAAGTTTTATTTATGTAGCCTTTTCTGAAAGCAACGACCCCTTAGGCAACTGGCATTTATATACGCTCCCGGGCAATCCTCTTCAGGACACAAGCTGGTCGGACTTCCCCATGATTGCTGTCAACAATCATGAACTTTTTCTGACCATTAACCTTTTGAAAAATATCAGCGGAAACGAAACATGGAAAACCAATTTCAAACAAACACTTATCTGGCAGGTTGACCTGAACAGCGGATTTTCTGGCGATTCGCTTCTGGCCAAGTTTTACGATAATATTGATTTTGAAGGAAAAAGACTAAGAAATATCTGCCCGGTTCCTCATTATACAGGTGCATCTGGTGAAAATATGTTTTTTCTCTCCAACATGAACTTCAGCCAGCAGACCGATTCATTTTTTCTGCTCGAAATTACCGGAAAAATGGACAATCCGTCAACAAAGCTTAACATTCATTACATAAAGGCTGATAATAACTACGGAGTAGCTCCTTCAGCCGACATGCCTTTCAACCGCCTGCTCGAAACCAATGATGCACGCATTCTCGATGCTGTCGTCTTTCCTGACAATTCCATCCGCTTTGTCGGAAATTCCATTGATTTCAGCAACAATAAAGCAAGTTTTTATCATGGCAAACTAAGTAAATCAGGCAACAATTATCAGATAAAACTTGACATCATCCATCATCCAAAACTTGAATTTGGTTATCCCAATATTGAATATACAGGAGATGGCAGCAATGATGAAGGCATTATTCTGGTAAACCACAGTGCGGATAGTACCAATCCCGGAATATCGGCATTCTTTTATAAAAATGGAGATTTTTCAGAACCTGTCGTGGTAAAGGAAGGCCAAACCACCGTAACCGTTCAGACCGGAAAAACGCAAAGATGGGGAGATTATACCGGCCTTCAGCGAAAATATAACGAAAATGGAGTCGTATGGGGTTCAGGTTATTTTGGTAAGTTTATTTCTGCTTCACAGCGTGTCAACGGAACATGGATTGCCCAGTTGAAAAGTCCTACTTACTTGTCTGCTCATGAATCTGCTATTTCACATCCACTACTCACATACCCCAATCCTTTTGAAGATCAGGTAATTGTAGAATTTGACAATCGTTATCTCCAGAAGTACTTATTTCAGATTTTCACACAGGATGGCAAGCTGGTCAAGCAATTGAGGGAAGATTATGTCAAACCGGGAAAAGCCAGAATTAGCTTTTATATGGATAATATGCCAAACGGAACCTATCAGTTGGTAATCTCAAACGAAAGAGGAGAAAAAATTGTCAGGTCCCTTCTTAAGAAATAA
- a CDS encoding BamA/TamA family outer membrane protein, producing the protein MTILLILSSCSVKKYLNENQYLLRKTKVANAESALQYELSELMKQKVRKKLIGIDLPLTGLYLHLDRKKNNWYNRTLKNLTGVHPLFLDSTLTYESAAQMFDYLVNKGYFRPRVEYRVYFRKFKASTYYYIYAGKRMKIDQVNYYIPDRKIDSLVSLHRSQSFIRSGDFYDSENLTAERERIAKVLNDYGYFKFSKYFIYYEVDTSSIREEKVNINLFINNPGDTSAHKLYIFNRINFNPNYNIFDTLNKDTLKIKDYYFLGKDYYVRPEIILSRLEFRPGDAFNMSKVKESIINYNDLEIYKFIDIDFFEKKDIYSDTSLLDCLIKLTPMEKQSYSLEVEANTTEETKNITAEHYRYFGVSGSLNYRNRNLFRRAVLWNVRFGGAVDIQANVFEGKQSSNNYQFELSTSFSFPEAYFFAKTYTDRIFTTSRTFLSLSQYFERNIDYERSSLNFSYSYSYKSPDFQHFLTPIEIGRIKTEILNPRLITLLDSTEDELLKNAYETHLINTFRYGLVYKGQDPKYSAIWRIKVNLIETAGNLPRMLFVLAEGNKSASDTTVYEIFKVPFYQYLKSDVDASYSQKLTDWSSIAGHIFAGVGVPFGNSEILPFEKRYFIGGANSIRAWPLRGIGPGEYKNPSGIPFLRTGEIKLEANIEYRFDLVGMLKAAVFLDAGNIWTLRQEDSRPGGAFHLNQFYRQLAAGTGLGLRYDFSYFILRTDFGIPLHDPSKDAGSRWVIRDFKFRDIQFNLGIGYPF; encoded by the coding sequence ATGACAATATTGCTGATTTTATCTTCCTGTTCTGTAAAAAAGTATCTTAATGAAAATCAGTATCTTCTGAGAAAAACTAAAGTGGCCAATGCCGAAAGTGCCCTGCAATACGAGCTTTCAGAATTAATGAAGCAAAAAGTCAGGAAAAAACTGATTGGGATTGATTTACCCCTGACCGGCCTTTATCTTCATCTTGACAGAAAGAAAAACAACTGGTACAATCGTACACTTAAAAATCTGACAGGTGTTCATCCTCTCTTTCTCGACAGCACGCTCACCTATGAATCAGCCGCTCAGATGTTTGACTATCTTGTCAATAAAGGCTATTTCAGACCCCGGGTTGAATACAGGGTGTATTTCAGGAAATTCAAGGCTTCAACCTATTATTACATTTATGCAGGAAAAAGGATGAAAATAGATCAGGTGAATTACTACATCCCTGACAGGAAAATTGACAGCCTTGTTTCACTTCACCGCTCACAGTCTTTTATTCGCAGCGGGGATTTTTATGACAGCGAAAACCTGACTGCTGAAAGGGAAAGAATCGCCAAAGTTTTGAATGACTATGGCTATTTTAAGTTCAGCAAATACTTTATCTATTATGAAGTCGATACTTCTTCCATCAGGGAGGAAAAAGTCAATATTAACCTGTTTATAAACAATCCGGGAGATACCTCAGCCCACAAGTTATACATTTTTAACCGGATAAACTTCAATCCCAATTACAACATTTTTGACACCCTGAATAAAGACACCCTGAAAATCAAGGATTATTATTTTCTTGGAAAAGATTACTATGTCAGGCCCGAAATCATTCTGTCAAGGCTTGAATTCAGGCCGGGAGATGCTTTCAACATGTCAAAGGTAAAGGAATCAATCATTAATTATAATGATCTGGAAATCTATAAGTTTATCGATATTGATTTTTTTGAGAAGAAAGATATATATTCAGATACATCCTTACTGGATTGTCTTATCAAGCTGACCCCTATGGAAAAACAATCGTATTCGCTTGAAGTAGAGGCAAATACGACAGAAGAAACCAAGAATATTACAGCAGAACATTACCGTTATTTCGGAGTTTCAGGGAGCCTGAACTACCGTAACCGGAATTTGTTCCGAAGGGCAGTACTATGGAATGTCAGGTTTGGCGGGGCTGTTGATATTCAGGCAAATGTATTTGAGGGAAAACAATCATCGAACAACTATCAGTTTGAACTATCCACTTCTTTTTCATTTCCGGAAGCATATTTTTTTGCAAAAACATACACTGACCGTATTTTTACAACTTCCAGAACTTTTCTGAGTCTGTCACAATATTTTGAGAGAAACATTGACTATGAAAGGTCGTCACTCAATTTTTCCTATTCCTATTCCTATAAAAGCCCTGATTTTCAGCATTTTCTCACACCTATTGAAATTGGAAGAATCAAAACTGAAATATTAAACCCCAGGCTTATTACTTTGCTTGATTCAACGGAAGATGAATTGCTGAAAAATGCTTACGAAACCCATTTAATCAATACCTTCCGTTATGGTTTGGTTTACAAAGGGCAAGACCCTAAATACTCGGCCATCTGGCGGATAAAAGTCAACCTGATAGAAACGGCAGGAAATCTTCCCCGGATGTTATTTGTTTTGGCAGAAGGCAATAAAAGCGCAAGTGACACAACTGTTTATGAAATTTTTAAAGTCCCGTTTTACCAGTACCTTAAATCAGATGTAGATGCCAGTTATTCCCAGAAGCTTACCGATTGGTCTTCAATAGCCGGACACATCTTTGCAGGTGTAGGCGTGCCTTTTGGCAATTCTGAAATTCTGCCCTTTGAAAAAAGATATTTTATAGGAGGTGCCAACAGCATCAGAGCCTGGCCGCTTCGGGGAATCGGGCCGGGAGAATATAAAAATCCAAGTGGAATTCCTTTTTTACGTACAGGCGAAATAAAATTAGAAGCTAACATCGAATACCGCTTCGATTTGGTTGGAATGCTTAAAGCTGCTGTTTTTCTGGATGCTGGCAATATCTGGACGCTAAGGCAGGAAGACTCAAGGCCGGGTGGAGCTTTTCACCTGAATCAGTTTTACAGGCAACTGGCTGCCGGTACAGGTCTGGGTCTCAGGTATGATTTCAGCTACTTTATCCTCAGAACTGATTTTGGTATTCCGCTGCATGATCCCTCAAAAGATGCAGGAAGCCGATGGGTGATCAGGGATTTTAAATTCAGGGATATTCAATTTAACCTTGGAATTGGTTATCCGTTCTGA
- a CDS encoding RNA methyltransferase: protein MLSKSQINFIKSLEQKKQRKAFKLFLAEGVKIVNELLISNYKIDSVFATKEWLKNNIGKLLSKQIVNVFEITADELKKISLLTTPNQVLALVKMPDESDPVESDLIVALESIRDPGNLGTIIRICDWFGISTLICSPDCADFYNPKVIQSTMGSFTRVQLIEYELHQLKKLYPDHHIYGASLNGNNIVHCKPEKKSVLVIGNESAGISESLMKHLDSSIMIPRYGKAESLNAAVACGIIVNYFRSNLQ from the coding sequence ATGCTTTCAAAGTCTCAAATAAATTTTATCAAATCACTCGAACAAAAAAAACAGCGCAAAGCATTTAAACTGTTTTTAGCCGAGGGCGTAAAAATAGTCAATGAATTGCTTATATCCAATTACAAAATCGATTCAGTTTTTGCAACAAAAGAATGGCTAAAAAACAATATCGGCAAGTTATTATCTAAACAAATTGTGAATGTTTTTGAAATTACCGCTGACGAACTAAAAAAAATAAGCCTGCTTACCACCCCTAATCAGGTGCTTGCATTGGTAAAAATGCCGGATGAGTCCGATCCTGTTGAAAGCGACCTGATTGTAGCACTCGAAAGCATCAGAGATCCCGGAAATTTAGGCACTATTATCCGCATTTGCGATTGGTTTGGTATCTCAACCCTTATTTGCTCTCCCGACTGTGCCGATTTTTACAATCCGAAAGTCATTCAGTCAACCATGGGAAGTTTTACAAGAGTACAACTAATTGAATATGAACTTCATCAGTTAAAAAAACTCTACCCTGACCATCATATTTACGGAGCATCTCTCAACGGAAATAATATTGTTCATTGCAAACCGGAGAAAAAATCCGTTCTTGTCATCGGGAATGAATCAGCAGGTATCAGCGAAAGTTTAATGAAACACTTAGATTCATCCATCATGATTCCTCGTTACGGAAAAGCCGAATCACTCAATGCTGCGGTTGCCTGCGGAATTATCGTCAATTATTTCAGGTCAAACCTGCAATAG
- a CDS encoding cupin domain-containing protein, with translation MKGEPVVRHINDIEAIIAGDHCFLKEIFHPGRNSVNTHHSLAYAWIDPQGKTLDHYLKQSETYYIVSGKGVMYINHQPVEVCSGSSYYIPPECSQYLVNTGNEPLCFLVIVDPPWRKEDEFVVE, from the coding sequence ATGAAGGGGGAGCCTGTAGTTCGTCATATCAATGATATTGAGGCTATTATAGCGGGCGATCATTGTTTTTTAAAGGAAATTTTTCATCCCGGCAGAAATTCTGTAAATACTCATCACAGTCTGGCTTATGCATGGATTGATCCGCAGGGCAAAACCCTTGATCATTATCTGAAGCAATCTGAAACCTATTATATCGTTTCAGGTAAAGGTGTAATGTATATCAATCATCAGCCGGTCGAGGTTTGTTCAGGGAGTTCCTATTATATTCCACCGGAATGCAGTCAGTATCTTGTTAACACTGGTAATGAACCGCTTTGTTTTTTGGTAATTGTTGATCCGCCCTGGAGAAAGGAAGATGAATTTGTTGTTGAATGA
- a CDS encoding type B 50S ribosomal protein L31, with protein sequence MKEGIHPKKYRFVVFQDMSNGTSFLTRSCVDTKETITWKDGKEYPFFKLEISNTSHPFFTGKKVFVDTAGRVEKFFSKYKKTEPKK encoded by the coding sequence ATGAAAGAAGGAATTCACCCAAAAAAATACAGATTTGTCGTTTTTCAGGATATGTCGAATGGTACGTCATTCCTGACTCGTTCGTGTGTTGATACCAAGGAAACCATTACATGGAAAGACGGAAAAGAATATCCGTTTTTTAAACTTGAAATCAGCAATACTTCGCATCCATTTTTCACCGGGAAAAAGGTATTTGTTGATACCGCAGGACGTGTCGAAAAATTCTTTTCCAAGTATAAGAAAACAGAACCCAAAAAATAA
- a CDS encoding glucose-1-phosphate thymidylyltransferase, translating into MANYILFDDHQVWENLLPLTYTRPVSEIRTGILTIAEKWNYYLNTSVSKLTEDYLSRKFPTKISGDDIYINSSILPDNELVEAIHNLKPGEVLLSKNEWLASYGHPKTFFNQHNQSEKKIFSGNYQAIRHLWDIFLLNGKEINRDFGILTKGKSSVTLSSSNRIFGQHPVFAEEGASAECAIFNTTFGPIYLGKHSLVMEGSIIQGPFSLGESSQVKLAAKIYPGSTIGPQCRVGGELNNVVFLGFSNKAHDGFLGNAVIGEWCNIGADSNNSNLKNTYENVKVWNYSHKSFMDSGLQFCGLFMGDHSKCGINTMFNTGTSVGVSANIFGAGFPRTFIPSFVWGGAAGFTTYKPEKAFQSMAAVMSRRNCELSELDKSILSHIFEITKEFRN; encoded by the coding sequence ATGGCAAATTACATTCTGTTTGACGACCATCAGGTTTGGGAAAACTTGCTCCCCCTAACCTATACAAGGCCGGTCTCCGAAATACGTACCGGAATTCTTACCATCGCTGAAAAATGGAATTACTATCTGAACACATCTGTATCAAAATTAACTGAAGACTACCTCAGCAGAAAGTTCCCGACAAAAATCAGCGGAGACGACATCTATATCAATTCTTCCATTCTTCCTGACAATGAGCTTGTTGAAGCCATCCATAATCTTAAGCCAGGTGAAGTGTTGCTTTCCAAAAATGAATGGCTTGCCTCCTACGGACATCCCAAAACTTTCTTTAACCAACACAATCAATCTGAAAAGAAGATATTTAGTGGTAATTATCAGGCAATCAGACATTTATGGGATATTTTTCTGCTCAACGGGAAAGAGATTAATCGCGATTTCGGGATTCTGACAAAAGGGAAATCATCAGTTACTTTAAGTTCAAGTAACCGTATATTCGGTCAGCATCCGGTTTTTGCCGAAGAAGGAGCAAGCGCTGAATGTGCCATTTTCAATACTACCTTTGGTCCCATTTACCTTGGGAAACATTCACTGGTCATGGAGGGGAGCATCATTCAAGGACCTTTTTCGCTTGGTGAAAGCTCTCAGGTCAAACTGGCTGCAAAAATTTATCCCGGCTCCACAATCGGACCTCAGTGCAGGGTAGGTGGAGAACTTAATAATGTTGTATTTTTAGGTTTTTCCAACAAAGCCCATGATGGCTTTCTGGGAAATGCTGTCATCGGTGAATGGTGCAACATCGGAGCAGATTCCAACAATTCCAATCTGAAAAACACCTATGAAAATGTGAAAGTCTGGAATTACAGCCACAAATCATTTATGGATAGTGGTTTACAGTTTTGCGGATTATTCATGGGAGACCATTCAAAATGCGGGATTAATACCATGTTCAACACCGGTACCAGTGTCGGGGTTTCCGCAAATATTTTCGGAGCGGGCTTTCCGCGAACCTTTATCCCATCTTTTGTATGGGGAGGAGCAGCAGGATTTACCACCTACAAGCCCGAAAAAGCTTTTCAATCCATGGCAGCCGTAATGTCGAGAAGAAATTGTGAGCTTAGCGAACTGGATAAATCGATTTTAAGCCATATCTTTGAAATCACAAAAGAATTCAGGAACTAA
- a CDS encoding triose-phosphate isomerase, whose protein sequence is MKRFKIAAGNWKMNTTNASAELFLNELTNLLKGAKQDADKKIIIFPPYTHLNLFSKILKNSMIEYGAQNLHQNDHGAFTGEISAEMLTEAGCRYVIVGHSERRQYFHETNELLALKIRQALKYQLTPIYCIGETFDQRQQNIYFQVIEEQLNTGLFHLSENELLQCIIAYEPVWAIGTGVNATPAQAQEVHHFIRLKIAEKYNENISQQISILYGGSIKPSNSAELFSQPDIDGGLIGGASLQVNDFFAIINSF, encoded by the coding sequence ATGAAAAGGTTCAAAATTGCAGCAGGAAACTGGAAAATGAATACTACCAATGCTTCTGCAGAATTGTTTTTAAATGAACTCACGAATTTATTGAAAGGAGCAAAACAGGATGCTGATAAAAAAATCATCATTTTCCCCCCCTATACCCACCTTAATTTATTTTCCAAAATATTGAAAAACAGTATGATAGAATATGGAGCACAAAATCTCCATCAAAACGACCATGGTGCTTTTACCGGAGAAATCTCAGCTGAAATGCTGACTGAGGCAGGTTGCCGTTATGTGATTGTCGGGCATTCAGAAAGAAGACAATATTTTCATGAAACCAATGAACTACTGGCTCTGAAAATCAGGCAGGCATTAAAATATCAACTCACGCCCATTTATTGTATCGGTGAAACCTTCGATCAGCGTCAGCAAAATATTTATTTTCAGGTTATTGAAGAACAGTTAAACACAGGTCTTTTTCATCTTTCTGAAAATGAATTGCTTCAATGTATTATTGCTTACGAACCGGTCTGGGCTATCGGAACCGGAGTCAATGCCACCCCCGCTCAGGCCCAGGAAGTACATCATTTCATACGTCTGAAAATCGCTGAAAAGTACAATGAAAACATTTCACAGCAAATCAGCATACTTTACGGAGGCAGTATCAAACCTTCCAATTCAGCCGAACTCTTCTCTCAACCCGACATTGACGGTGGCCTAATTGGCGGGGCTTCTCTGCAGGTGAACGATTTTTTTGCCATCATTAATTCTTTTTAA
- the prmA gene encoding 50S ribosomal protein L11 methyltransferase yields MRSLEFEIHCPENYHELLIYELSQDTEISFLQSEHILKAYIPDHEKIKNRIVTVLSSYSNVIPDFSFNIIPVREENWNKLWESNFEPVVLANKYIIIAPFHHSYDQQYQSVLIQPEMAFGTGHHATTALMTDFLIQMNVKGKSIIDFGCGTGILSIISEKEGAGKILAIDNDSRAVASAGKNIRLNHCNRITVKKGTLQSIGNEKSDMILANITKNTILRYLKAMGNILNKDGSVICSGFRPEDFSDIEHSFQQHGFRLLEKAQKDGWGAAKFKI; encoded by the coding sequence ATGCGCAGCCTCGAGTTTGAAATACATTGTCCTGAAAATTATCATGAACTTCTGATTTATGAACTTTCTCAGGATACAGAAATCAGTTTTCTTCAAAGTGAGCATATATTAAAGGCCTACATACCTGATCATGAGAAAATAAAAAACCGGATTGTTACTGTTTTAAGCAGCTATTCCAATGTCATTCCCGACTTTTCCTTCAACATAATTCCTGTTCGTGAAGAAAACTGGAACAAACTGTGGGAAAGTAATTTCGAACCTGTGGTACTGGCCAATAAATACATCATCATCGCTCCTTTTCATCATTCATACGATCAGCAATATCAATCAGTTTTAATACAGCCGGAGATGGCATTTGGTACCGGGCATCACGCCACTACAGCCCTGATGACAGATTTCCTGATTCAAATGAATGTGAAAGGAAAGAGTATTATTGACTTCGGATGTGGAACCGGAATTTTATCTATCATAAGTGAAAAAGAAGGTGCCGGTAAAATTCTGGCTATCGACAATGACAGCAGGGCTGTGGCAAGTGCGGGAAAAAACATCAGACTCAATCATTGTAATAGGATTACTGTAAAAAAAGGCACATTGCAAAGTATCGGAAATGAAAAATCTGATATGATTCTGGCAAATATCACAAAAAACACCATTCTGCGTTATTTAAAAGCAATGGGTAATATTCTGAACAAAGATGGAAGCGTGATATGCAGTGGTTTTCGCCCGGAAGACTTTTCTGATATTGAGCATTCTTTTCAGCAACATGGATTCAGGCTACTTGAAAAAGCGCAAAAAGACGGATGGGGAGCAGCAAAATTTAAAATTTAA
- the plsY gene encoding glycerol-3-phosphate 1-O-acyltransferase PlsY, which translates to MIEILIPVIAYLLGSIPTAVLIGKYFYGIDVREKGSGNAGATNTFRILGAKAAIPVLFIDILKGFLAVKLILISGLGHQPEALKIQMLSGILASLGHIFPVFAKFRGGKGVATLTGVVLAIEPNALLFALPVFILTVLITRFVSLGSILATVSLPFVFLFILHLTRFEYLVFSLIIITIVIFTHWKNILRLMEGKENAFSLNRKSHDSK; encoded by the coding sequence ATGATTGAAATTCTCATACCCGTCATCGCTTATTTATTAGGCTCAATTCCAACGGCCGTGTTGATAGGCAAATATTTTTACGGAATCGATGTCAGAGAGAAAGGGAGCGGAAATGCAGGCGCTACCAATACTTTCAGGATTTTAGGAGCAAAAGCCGCCATCCCCGTCTTGTTTATCGACATTCTGAAAGGATTTCTTGCCGTCAAACTGATTTTAATTTCAGGTCTCGGCCATCAGCCGGAAGCCCTCAAAATCCAGATGCTCTCAGGTATTCTGGCTTCTCTTGGTCATATCTTCCCTGTATTTGCAAAATTCAGGGGCGGTAAAGGTGTGGCAACCCTGACAGGCGTTGTTCTGGCTATTGAGCCCAATGCACTTTTGTTTGCATTGCCCGTTTTTATTCTGACCGTTCTTATAACCCGTTTTGTTTCTCTTGGCTCTATTCTGGCCACCGTCAGCTTACCCTTTGTTTTTCTGTTTATCCTGCATCTTACCCGCTTCGAATATCTTGTTTTTTCGCTGATAATCATCACTATTGTCATCTTTACCCATTGGAAAAATATTCTCAGATTGATGGAAGGAAAAGAAAATGCCTTCAGTTTAAACAGAAAATCACATGACAGTAAATAA
- a CDS encoding ATP-dependent Clp protease adaptor ClpS, translated as MTVNNPDNQSERINIHKNHQLILHNDDVNTFDFVIKTLMDICHFDEVQAEQIALLTHFKGEIVIKHGDKNYLTALKLSLEEAGLTVSIG; from the coding sequence ATGACAGTAAATAACCCTGATAATCAGTCAGAACGAATCAATATCCACAAAAATCATCAACTCATTCTGCACAATGATGATGTAAACACCTTTGATTTTGTCATTAAAACCCTGATGGATATTTGTCACTTTGACGAGGTTCAGGCAGAGCAGATTGCCCTTCTGACCCATTTTAAAGGAGAAATAGTCATCAAACATGGTGATAAAAACTATCTGACCGCCTTAAAGCTCTCCCTTGAAGAGGCAGGACTAACAGTTTCTATCGGATAG